CGCATCATCGCCGACTTGCAGAAGGCCGACGAGATCGAGATGATGCGGCAATTTCCGAGCGACGGCCGCAGGCTGTGGCGGCTCGCGCGCGGCATCGACGACCGCCGCGTCGAGCCTGATCGCGGCGCCAAGACGATCTCCAGCGAGACCACCTTCGAGACCGACATCCGCGATTTCGCGAGCCTTGAGAAGATCCTGTGGCGGCTGTGCGAGAAGACATCGTCGCGCCTCAAGAGCAGCGAGCTCGCCGGCTCGACGGTGACCCTGAAACTGAAGACCGCCGATTTCCGCCAGCGCACCCGCTCGCAGTCGATCGCAGCCCCGACCCAGCTCGCCGCAAAGATCTTCTCGATCTGCCGCGAGATGCTGGCCAAAGAGATCGACGGCACCGCCTTCCGCCTGATGGGCGCCGGCGTCAGCGCGCTGCGCGACGGCTCCCCCGCCGACGACACCGACATGCTCGACCGCCGCGCCGCCCATGCCGAGCGCGCCGTCGACAGTCTGCGCAAGAAGTTCGGCAGCGCCGCAGTGATCCGGGGCATCGCCTATGACGGGCCGGAGAAGGCGCAGGAGTGATCGTGCCCTGCTCAACTCAGTCGCATTCGAAGATCCGTGCACCCGGATAGGCGCGCCTGGCATAGCGAACGACCAACTGCCGATCCTGAGTTTCCAGGAACGGCGTTCGGATCTGGCAAGACCCGACGATGAGGTGCCACAGGCCGTTGAGCTTCCGAATGACGACGTTCATTTGAGCCTTTCTCGCAGTGACCCGAGTGGACTCAAATTGTAAGAATCTCCCGCCGTCGCTCAATTGTACCAGCGTAAGATCAGGGTATGAGAAGGATTAGAGGGGATATACAAAGGTATGTTGCGTCTAGCTTCAGCGGCCGCTGGCGCCAACAGCTTCGCAGGGGTTCAAACGATCCTACCGGTTCGGAGGCTGGCACCGTGACAGGCGAACGCGATCTCGACGCGCTGCTGAGCAACATGAAGCCGGAGATCATGGACGGAATCTTCGTGTTCTGCACGCTTGCGCCAAGCGCGAGCATTCCGGCCACCATCAGCCCGATGCTGACGTTCCGCGAACGCGAAGGAACGACGCTGGTGATACTGCACGAGGACGCTGAACGTGCCGGACTACGCCACGAATTTCTCTCGCGCTTGATCACCCTGACAGTTCACTCCGCGCTCGATGCGGTGGGCTTTCTCGCGGCAATCACGGCGCGTCTGGCCGAATCCGGCATCAGCGTGAACGCCGTGTCGGCGTTTTATCACGACCATCTCTTTGTACCT
The genomic region above belongs to Bradyrhizobium arachidis and contains:
- a CDS encoding ACT domain-containing protein; its protein translation is MTGERDLDALLSNMKPEIMDGIFVFCTLAPSASIPATISPMLTFREREGTTLVILHEDAERAGLRHEFLSRLITLTVHSALDAVGFLAAITARLAESGISVNAVSAFYHDHLFVPVEQADEAMAVLQEMSGGRHA